From Sphingobium sp. B2D3C:
GTACGACCGCACTTGGCGACGTGAACGGGGACGGTTTGGCTGACTTCCTGATCGGTTCGCCATACATCGACGCGAATGGCACGACGGACGCGGGCGCGGCTTATGTAGTGTTCGGGCGGGCAGGTACCAGCGGAACGCCCATCGCCCTAACCGCGCTGACCGCGGGGGGCACCAGCACCCTCGGCTTCGCAATCAGCGGCTCGGTTGCCAATGATCATACAGCATGGTCGATCGCCGGCAGTGGCGATATCAATGGCGACGGTCAGATGGATCTCGTGATGACGGCCCGTCTCGCGGATGCGTCCGCCGGTGGCGACGCCGGCAAGACCTATATCGTTTACGGCAAGACCGGCGGTGCGGGCATTAATCTGAGCGCGCTCTCACTCGCCACGAACACGCAAGGGTTCATCATCAATGGGTCCAGCGCGAACGATTTGCACAATAGAGTTTCGGTGATCGGCGACATGAATGGCGATGGTCTGGCCGACCTCGCAATCGGGTCTTGGCAGGCGGATACTAGCCTTGGGACCGATGCCGGCAAGGTCTATGTCGTCTTCGGCAAGACCGACGGTAGCGGGGTCGATCTTTCCGCGCTCAGCGTGGCTGGCAACACACAGGGCTTTGTCATCGAAGGCAATCAGGCCGGTACGTTGACCTTTGGCGCGGTGGCCGGCAGCGACCTCAACGGCGACGGCCTGGCCGACCTGATCATCGGCAGCAGCAATGCGGATGTGAATGGCCTGACCGACAATGGTGCTGCCTTCGTGGTCTACGGCTCGACCTCGGGTGTCTTCTCAACCACCAAGGTCAGCCAGATGGGCACCAGCGGTGCCGATACGCTCACCGGCACCTCAATCAATGACTCGCTGATCGGCGGTCAGGGCAACGACGTGCTCTTCGGCAAGGGCGGCATCGATACGATCTATGGCGGTAGTGGCAATGACCGGATCGTACTCAATGCCGACAATGTGGTGAAACTCGGCCAGTCCGGTTCCAGCATCCGGGGCGGTCAGGGCATCGACACGCTGGCGCTGGAGGGAACGGACATCATCACCCTCAACCTCACCACCCTGAAGGACGGTGTGATCAAGGGCATCGAGAAGATCGACATCACCGGTGCGAGCAACAATACCCTGAAGCTGAACCTGACCGATGTGCTCAACCTGCATGATACGGACGAAAGCGCGTTCAACGCGTTCCAATCCATCACCGGCGCGACTGGGAAACAGCAGTTGATGATCGACGGCGATGCCGGAGACTCGGTGCAACTGGTCGGAGCCGGCCTGTGGGTGGACAGCGGCCAGGACTATACCGACGGCGGTGTCAGCTACAGCCTGTACAACTACAACGGTGCTGCGGTTCAGTTGTTGATCGACAACGCGGTCACCACGACCGTTCTCGCAGCCTAAGGTCGCAGGTCCATGTTCCAGGGGCAGCGACCCGATCCGGAGCAGGCGGTCAAGGCCCAGTCGCGTGGCGACTGGGCCAGGGCGGCCGAGCTCTATGAAGACCTGCTTGCCGAGCAGCCGGACGATCCGGTGTTGCTCGGCAACCATGGCCAGGTGCTGCGCAAGCTTGGCCGGGATGACGAGGCGCTGGTGCAATATGGCCGGGCGATCGAGAGCCCGGAGGCACCAGCGGCGGTCTGGTTCAATTATGGCAATGTGCTCTACGACAAGAGCAAGTGGGAGAAGTCTCAGGCCGCCTTCGAGCAGGCGCTGGCGCTGGAGCGGGAGGATGGCCCTGCCATCGTGCCCGCCACCATTCAACTCGCCCGCTGCGCAGTGCGGCAGGGCGAGTATGAGGAGGCGCGGCGACTGTTCAGCGATGTGCTGCGCCGCGACCCCAACAACTTCACCGCCTGGCTGGAAGCGGGCAATGTCTGCCGCCACCATGGCACGCTGGACGAAGCGCTCGATTTCTATCGCCGGGCGGCCGAGGCGGCACCCTCGCGCTATGGCGCGCATTTGAGCGTTGCCCGCGCGCTCGAACAGGTCGGGCGGGAGGATGAGGCGGTGCTCGCCTGGCTCAAGGCGCTGGATTGCGCGGGGCCGGACGATCATGCCGATATCCACCACCGCATGGGGCTCGGCCGGGCAGAGCGGGGCGAGTGGCACCGCGCTGTCGAAGGCTTCCGTCATGCGCTGACGGCAGCGAGCGATTTCCACGCCGCGCGGATCGATCTGGCCGATGCGCTCATGCAGATGGGCGCGACCGAGCAGGCCGAGCCGCTGTTCGCTCAACTGGAGGCGTTGGACCTCGAAGAGGAAGACGAGATCAAATTTGCCGGCACGCTGATGAAGCACAATCAGTACGACCGGTGCGACGCGGTGCTCCGCGCGCGGATCGAGAAGGATCCGGACAATTGGCGGGGCCATTTCAACCTCGGCAAGGTGCTCATCGAGGGGATGCGCACCGAGGAGGCCGAGGCCTGCTTCGCCAGGGTGGATGAGCTGGCTGGCGACGATGTGCCGGACATGCGGGCGATGCGCGGCTCGATTGCCGGCAAGCGCGGCGATGTCGACACCGCGCGCGATATTTATACCGAGCTGGGCGAGGAGGAAGGCCCGGAATCGCCGTTCCGTGGCTCGGCGGCGATGGCGGCGCTCTACAGCGAGACGATGACGGCGGAGGAGACCCGCGACTTCCATCAGAGGCTGTTCGCGCCGCTGGCCGAGGGCGCGAGGGCGGCGACCTCGTTTGCCAATGATCGCTCGACCGGGGCCGGCGCGGCCGATGCGGGGAAGCGCAGCCGTCGCCTGCGGGTCGGCTATGTCACGGGCGACATGCATGGCGAGCATCCGGTCAGCCTGTTCATGCGGCCGGTGCTGGCGCGGCATGATCGTGAGGCCTTCGAGATCACCGTCTATTCGCTGAGCCCGCTCACCGACGACATGACCCGCCGCGCGCGCGGCCATGTCGATCGCTGGCGCGATGCCGCGAGCATCAGCAACACGCGCCTCGCGCAGATGATCGAGGACGACGGCATCGACGTGCTGATCGACCTGATTGGCCACACCGGGCGCAACCGCGCGCCGCTGTTCGCCCGCCGGGCGGCGCCGGTGCAGGCGATGTTCCTGGGCTATCCCTCGACCACCGGCATTCCGAACATGGACTGGCTGATCAGCGATCCGGTGACCTCACCAAGCGACCATGCCCATCTCTACACCGAGCGGCTGCAGCATGTGCCGGGCTTTGTGTTTTGCTACGCGCCCGAACGGGAGTTTCCGTTCCCCGATTATGGCAAGACGCATTTGGAGCGCCCGCTCACCTTCGGGTCGTTCAACAATGTCTCCAAGCTCACCCCATACACCATTCGCCTGTGGGCCAAGGCGATCGTCGCCACGCCCGGCTCGCGGCTGGTGCTCAAGGGGCCGAGCTTCCTCGATTCGGTGGCGGTGAACCGCTTTGGCGACCTGTTCGTGGAGGCAGGCGTTGCCGCCGACCGGCTGGAATTCCGGGGGCCATCGAGCCTTGATGAGATGATGGCCGAATATGCCGACATCGACATCGCGCTGGACTGCTTCCCTTACAATGGCGGCACGACCAGCTGTCAGGCGCTGTGGATGGGCACGCCGGTGATCACGCTGGCCGGCGAGAGCTTCGTGCAGCGCATGGGCGCGGGGCTGATGAGCGCCATCGGCCGGCCCGAATGGGTGGCGCAGGACGAGGAGGCGTTCGTGGAGATCGCCGTCCGCCTGGCCTCGGATCGCGCCGCGCTGCTGGAGGAAAAGCGCAGCCTGCGCACGCGCTTCGCCGCATCGCCGGCCGGCGACATCGATCGGTACACGCGCGAGTTGGAAGACGTCTATCGCCGTATGTGGACCGACTTCGCGGCCGGGGGGGCATGACCCGCGAAGAGTTGGAAACCGGGGAGACGAATGGAGCGGCCTCGCGCTTCATGCTGGGGGCAGGGTAATGACCATATTCGATAGTGACTTCGAGAGCGTGGGGGCCGCCGTACCAAGATCGGCCGCCGGAATCGCGCTGATGGTGCGGCGGCTGGGGACGATGGAATCGGCCTATGCGCGGCTGATCTGGTCGCGCGCGCTGGCGGAAGCCATCGAGAAGATGGAGCACGCCTCTGCGACCGACCTGATCGACAGCGGGACGGGAGAAGGCGATGCCCGCCGTTCCGCGCGTCAGGGCGACACGCAGATCCTGCGGATGCTGCAGGCGCATATGAACCTGCGCAGCCCCAGCGCCGTGCGCCTGCTCATGTGGCTGATGGCCAATCCCGATGTGTTCCACGCGCCGCACGAACTGCGGGCGAGCCTGGGATTTGCGGAAAGCTCGATCAAGGTGTTCGTGTCCGAGCTGCGCAAGGCGTTTCGCAACAAGAATATGCCGGACCCGATCGTCTCCTTCTATCGGCGCGGCTATTGCGTGCCGGCCGATTGTGCGGCGCTGATCAAGGATGTCATCTCCCGCCTCGCCCTTGAGGAGACGAGCCTGGGGCGGATCAAGAGTCCGTCCTGAGGGGAGATGCATCGCGCGGAAGGTGCATGACGGGGTGGTTGCCGCACCACCTCCAACCCCTCCTCTGACGAGGAGGGGCTAAGATTGTGGTGATCAGAAGAAATAATGCTCGGTTGCGGCAGGGCTGGCATTGCGCCGGGCTGCTACCGATCCGGCACTGCGGTGGTTGGCGGATGGGACGCGGCGCTGCGCGAGGTCGCCGGCGCGGATGCGGCTCCAGATTCGCTCGACGATCTCACGCTCCTCGGGGCCGACCGCTACCGCATAGATGCTCGTGGTTTCGATATTGGCGTGGCCGAGCCATGACTGCACGAGATTGAGCGGCGCGCCAGCTCCGAGCGCGGCGACGGCAAAGCCATGTCGCAGGCCGCGCGGGCAGGCTTGCGGGCCTCTGATATGCGTCCGGTCCATATGCTCATGGACGTGGCGCCAGGCGGTGGTGCGGGACCAGCGCCAGAGGGGGGCGGCGCGATCATTGCCGGCAATATCGGTGAGCAGGCGCACCAGCCCCGACGAGATCGGCACGCGGCGGAAAATGCCTCTCTTCCGCTTCTTGAGGCTTTCGAAGATGACGACACAGGCGGCGGGGTCGATCCGCCCAAGGGTCAGGCAGAGCGCCTCCGAAATGCGGCATCCGGTTTCGGCGAGCAAGCGGCAGAAGGCATGGACGGAAGGCGGGGCAGTCTTTGCACTATCGAGGAAGCAGCTCATTTCGGATCGGTTCAAATATTTTCTGCAGCCATATTCGTCGAATACAGACCAGTTCATCGATTTTGTCCCCGTTGATGATCATTCTAATCTTGAACAGTCCCGTCATGATTTGGAGCGTGACGGATGCTGCTCAAATTATCGTTTCATTAACCATCAATTATCAAATCTGGACTTGGGCGGAAGGTCCCGCCGATCCGAAATGGATGCAATAGCACTTGATCTGCGGACGGGATGCGCGCGGCCGCGTCGCGCGGCCAAAGCCGTGCGGTGAAGCATCCAATATGGCGTAATATCCCCACCGCCTGTCGATCCGGTCCCGCTTGCGATGCGGGCCGGGCCAGGCAGCTTGTCCTGTGAGCGTCAGGCGGTGGCCTAGAGGCGCGGGCCTTGCACGGCGCCGCTGACCTTGGGCTTTTCCGCGCTGTTGAGCAGATCGATCAGGCCGCTCATCGGCGCGCCGGCCTTTGCGTAATCGAGCGCCGACATGCCGGCGAGGCGATCGCGGCGCAGCGGGTCGGCACCATTGGTGACGAGCAGCCGCACCATCTCCATATCGCGCATCTGCACCGCGCGGATCAGCGGGGTTTCGCCGCTGCTGTTGGTCTGGTTGGGATCGGCCTTGTGGGCGAGCAGCAGCTGCGCGCCTTCCACGAAGCGGCGTTCCACGGCGAGCATCAGGGGCGTGCGGCCGTTATTGTCGGTCAGGTCCGCGCGCGCGCCCTTGGAGAGCAGATAATTGGTCATCATCACGCTGCGTTGGCCGACCACGATCAGCAATGCGGTCTCGCCGCTGGTGCGATCCTTGGTGTTGATCGGGGTGACGCCGGGGGTTTCGAGCACTTCGGCAATCTTGGCGGTATCGCCTTTGCGCACCGCCTCGAGGAAGCGGTAGCTGTCGGAGAATTGCGCCATGGCGGGCTGTGCCGTCACCGCGCCGATCAGCGGCGCCAGCGCGAGCGCCAGTGGGCTGCCCATGCGGACCAACATTCCCCTGCGCCGATCGATCTTCACCCTGTACCCCTTCGCCTTGCGTTCGTCTCAAGCAGTTGCCTTGGCTCCAATAGCAGGGCATGGCTGGCCCTGTCATGAATAAAGCCTGCAAAAAAATCCTCGCGCTTTCCATCGGCTTGGCGCTGGCCGCTTGCCAGGGCCAGAGCGGCGGCAACCAGGCCGGCGGCAGTGAGTCGCTCCCTGCCGAGGGCAATCTCGTCGGCGCCCGGATCGGCGGGGATTTCACGCTGACCGACCAGAATGGCAAGAGCGTGCGCTGGGCGGATTTCCAGGGCAAATATCGCCTCGTCTATTTCGGCTACACCTTCTGCCCGGATGTGTGCCCGCTGGACCTCAACCGGATCATGCTCGGCTACCGGATGCTGGAGAAGGACCATCCCGAGGTTGCGGCCAAGATCCAGCCGATCTTCATCACCGTCGATCCCGAGCGCGACACCGTCGAAGTGGTGAAAGGCTATGTCGCGCATTTCCATCCCCGGCTCATCGGCCTCACGGGCACGCCCGAGCAGATCGAGAAGGTGAAAACGGACTTCGTGGTGGTCGCCAGCAAAGAGGGCGATCAGGCCGCCAAGCAGGATTATCTCGTCAACCACACCCGCACGCCCTTCCTGTTCGGGCCGGATGGCAAGCCCATCGCGCTCGTGCCGGTCGAGGAACTGGCTTCCGCGGATGAGACGGTGGCCAAGGGCGTGCACGATTTCCTCGTCCATTATGTCCGATGAGCTTCTGGGAGCAGCCTCTCGAAACGCTTGATCGCGCGCAGTGGGAGGCGCTGTGCGACGGTTGTGGCAAATGCTGTTTGCACAAGGTGGAGGATGCCGACACCGGACGCATTTACCCGACCAATGTCGCCTGCCGACTACTGGATCGGGATACCGCCCAGTGTAGCAATTACCGCCAACGCCGCGCGTTCGTGCCTGATTGCCTGCGGCTGAGCCGGGCCAATCTGCAGGACATCGAGTGGCTGCCACAGACCTGCGCCTATCGCCTGCGCGCCCATGACGAGCCCTTGCCGGACTGGCATTATCTGATCTGCGGGGATCGCGAGGCGGTGCATCGTGCCGGCCAGAGCATTCGCGGCTGGACGATCTCCGAGACGATCGCGGG
This genomic window contains:
- a CDS encoding helix-turn-helix domain-containing protein, which produces MTIFDSDFESVGAAVPRSAAGIALMVRRLGTMESAYARLIWSRALAEAIEKMEHASATDLIDSGTGEGDARRSARQGDTQILRMLQAHMNLRSPSAVRLLMWLMANPDVFHAPHELRASLGFAESSIKVFVSELRKAFRNKNMPDPIVSFYRRGYCVPADCAALIKDVISRLALEETSLGRIKSPS
- a CDS encoding ankyrin repeat domain-containing protein, with the protein product MGSPLALALAPLIGAVTAQPAMAQFSDSYRFLEAVRKGDTAKIAEVLETPGVTPINTKDRTSGETALLIVVGQRSVMMTNYLLSKGARADLTDNNGRTPLMLAVERRFVEGAQLLLAHKADPNQTNSSGETPLIRAVQMRDMEMVRLLVTNGADPLRRDRLAGMSALDYAKAGAPMSGLIDLLNSAEKPKVSGAVQGPRL
- a CDS encoding tyrosine-type recombinase/integrase, translating into MNWSVFDEYGCRKYLNRSEMSCFLDSAKTAPPSVHAFCRLLAETGCRISEALCLTLGRIDPAACVVIFESLKKRKRGIFRRVPISSGLVRLLTDIAGNDRAAPLWRWSRTTAWRHVHEHMDRTHIRGPQACPRGLRHGFAVAALGAGAPLNLVQSWLGHANIETTSIYAVAVGPEEREIVERIWSRIRAGDLAQRRVPSANHRSAGSVAARRNASPAATEHYFF
- a CDS encoding YcgN family cysteine cluster protein; translation: MSFWEQPLETLDRAQWEALCDGCGKCCLHKVEDADTGRIYPTNVACRLLDRDTAQCSNYRQRRAFVPDCLRLSRANLQDIEWLPQTCAYRLRAHDEPLPDWHYLICGDREAVHRAGQSIRGWTISETIAGDLENHIVDRAL
- a CDS encoding tetratricopeptide repeat protein, whose product is MFQGQRPDPEQAVKAQSRGDWARAAELYEDLLAEQPDDPVLLGNHGQVLRKLGRDDEALVQYGRAIESPEAPAAVWFNYGNVLYDKSKWEKSQAAFEQALALEREDGPAIVPATIQLARCAVRQGEYEEARRLFSDVLRRDPNNFTAWLEAGNVCRHHGTLDEALDFYRRAAEAAPSRYGAHLSVARALEQVGREDEAVLAWLKALDCAGPDDHADIHHRMGLGRAERGEWHRAVEGFRHALTAASDFHAARIDLADALMQMGATEQAEPLFAQLEALDLEEEDEIKFAGTLMKHNQYDRCDAVLRARIEKDPDNWRGHFNLGKVLIEGMRTEEAEACFARVDELAGDDVPDMRAMRGSIAGKRGDVDTARDIYTELGEEEGPESPFRGSAAMAALYSETMTAEETRDFHQRLFAPLAEGARAATSFANDRSTGAGAADAGKRSRRLRVGYVTGDMHGEHPVSLFMRPVLARHDREAFEITVYSLSPLTDDMTRRARGHVDRWRDAASISNTRLAQMIEDDGIDVLIDLIGHTGRNRAPLFARRAAPVQAMFLGYPSTTGIPNMDWLISDPVTSPSDHAHLYTERLQHVPGFVFCYAPEREFPFPDYGKTHLERPLTFGSFNNVSKLTPYTIRLWAKAIVATPGSRLVLKGPSFLDSVAVNRFGDLFVEAGVAADRLEFRGPSSLDEMMAEYADIDIALDCFPYNGGTTSCQALWMGTPVITLAGESFVQRMGAGLMSAIGRPEWVAQDEEAFVEIAVRLASDRAALLEEKRSLRTRFAASPAGDIDRYTRELEDVYRRMWTDFAAGGA
- a CDS encoding SCO family protein, which translates into the protein MNKACKKILALSIGLALAACQGQSGGNQAGGSESLPAEGNLVGARIGGDFTLTDQNGKSVRWADFQGKYRLVYFGYTFCPDVCPLDLNRIMLGYRMLEKDHPEVAAKIQPIFITVDPERDTVEVVKGYVAHFHPRLIGLTGTPEQIEKVKTDFVVVASKEGDQAAKQDYLVNHTRTPFLFGPDGKPIALVPVEELASADETVAKGVHDFLVHYVR